In one Hydrogenispora ethanolica genomic region, the following are encoded:
- a CDS encoding ABC transporter substrate-binding protein produces MRRFWFSVLLLFVLAGMLSGTGPLVNGAGKTVELNIFIDQPQFREIYANYFNQFIKKYKTQTGTTVKVNFETPAAINSQQILQSRFASGDAPDVFFIHPTNTGPQYNRSGYLEDLSKQPFVKTLYANVKSIISLDGKVKCMPLESVWWGYDYNKDIFEKVGITPALTLSAMKANVEKLKAAGYTPFLLAYNEDWVPQLFNSLLVGALNETKYKGFVSRMNKGTTSFAELKEYFDIIDLVNANGNTNAMDITASGGAAEFALGKHAMWVQGPWMAEEILKANPKFNLAVAPLPISEDPKQTMINISVSKGLSVYSKSKNKKVAFALLNYMLDKKDSNALYQNLKFNPVSTVHTFQYYPWVESALSYVKKGMGYEDPLMPNTVKQEVGRQLQLYYVKKATRADIVKALDKAWKDGLAN; encoded by the coding sequence ATGTTGTCGGGAACGGGCCCGCTGGTCAACGGAGCGGGAAAAACGGTCGAACTCAACATTTTCATTGACCAACCGCAATTCCGGGAAATTTACGCCAATTATTTCAACCAATTCATCAAAAAGTATAAAACGCAGACCGGCACTACTGTAAAGGTAAATTTTGAGACGCCGGCAGCCATCAACTCGCAGCAGATTCTGCAATCCCGGTTCGCTTCCGGGGACGCGCCGGATGTCTTTTTCATCCATCCGACGAATACGGGTCCTCAGTACAATCGTTCCGGTTACCTGGAAGATCTGAGCAAACAGCCGTTTGTCAAGACGTTGTACGCCAACGTAAAGAGCATTATCTCGCTGGACGGCAAGGTCAAATGCATGCCCTTGGAGAGCGTATGGTGGGGCTATGATTATAATAAGGATATCTTTGAGAAGGTGGGAATCACTCCCGCATTGACGCTTTCAGCGATGAAAGCCAACGTGGAAAAGCTAAAAGCTGCCGGTTATACGCCTTTTTTGTTAGCGTATAATGAAGACTGGGTGCCGCAGCTCTTTAACTCGCTATTGGTCGGCGCTCTGAATGAGACCAAGTATAAAGGTTTTGTCAGCCGGATGAACAAAGGAACCACTTCCTTTGCGGAGCTAAAAGAGTATTTTGACATCATCGATCTGGTCAACGCCAACGGCAATACCAATGCCATGGATATCACCGCTTCCGGCGGGGCGGCCGAGTTTGCTCTGGGTAAGCATGCCATGTGGGTCCAAGGACCATGGATGGCGGAGGAGATCTTAAAAGCGAACCCCAAATTCAATCTGGCTGTCGCTCCGCTGCCGATCTCCGAGGATCCGAAACAGACCATGATCAACATCTCGGTCTCGAAAGGTCTATCGGTTTATTCCAAATCCAAAAACAAAAAAGTCGCTTTTGCCTTGTTAAATTACATGCTCGACAAGAAAGACTCGAACGCGTTGTATCAAAACCTCAAATTCAACCCGGTGTCGACGGTCCATACCTTTCAATATTATCCGTGGGTGGAATCCGCCTTATCGTATGTGAAAAAAGGGATGGGCTATGAGGATCCGCTGATGCCGAATACCGTCAAACAGGAAGTAGGCCGGCAACTTCAGCTTTATTACGTAAAAAAGGCAACCCGGGCCGATATCGTCAAGGCTTTGGATAAAGCCTGGAAAGACGGGTTGGCCAATTAA